In Arachis stenosperma cultivar V10309 chromosome 1, arast.V10309.gnm1.PFL2, whole genome shotgun sequence, one DNA window encodes the following:
- the LOC130961437 gene encoding BTB/POZ domain-containing protein At1g55760 has product MSDSAYKVDTTSRLAQWRIDNLASCTYRKSDPFKIGKWNWHLSVEKNRVLFVKLYPEISNLTRDNPPIASFIIRVVSSVGDRKSLTHPEIRDKLIKSNEDFVWAIEVPLTGKFIIDVEFLDLKTASPNGEEPCSIWAAGFTQQRSNATALETLGKMLTEGIHTDITINASDGSIGAHRAVLAARSPVFRSMFSHDLKEKELSTVNIQDMSIEACQALLNYLYGIIKNDEFLMHRLALLHAADKYDISDLREACHESLLEDIDTKNVLERLQNASLYRLMKLKMSCIRYLVKFGKVFEIRDDFNCFMQNADRDLIAEVFHEVLDAWKGF; this is encoded by the exons ATGAGCGATTCTGCTTACAAGGTCGACACCACCTCCCGCCTTGCTCAATGGCGAATCGACAATTTGGCCTCTTGCACTTACCGCAAATCCGATCCTTTCAAGATCGGAAAATGGAACTG GCATTTGTCTGTGGAGAAGAACAGGGTTTTGTTTGTTAAATTGTATCCAGAAATTTCGAATCTAACACGAGATAACCCCCCGATTGCGTCCTTCATCATTAGGGTGGTTAGTTCTGTTGGAGATCGCAAGTCCCTCACTCATCCAG AGATAAGAGATAAGCTGATAAAGAGCAACGAGGACTTTGTTTGGGCAATTGAGGTTCCACTAACTGGGAAATTCATTATAGACGTTGAGTTCCTTGATTTGAAGACTGCATCCCCAAAC GGTGAGGAACCTTGTTCTATTTGGGCTGCCGGTTTTACTCAGCAAAGATCAAATGCGACGGCGCTTGAGACTCTGGGTAAAATGCTAACAGAAGGGATTCACACAGACATAACCATCAATGCTTCGGACGGAAGCATAGGAGCTCACAGGGCAGTTCTGGCTGCCCGGTCGCCTGTGTTTCGCAGCATGTTTTCGCATGATCTCAAGGAGAAAGAGCTGTCAACTGTCAACATCCAAGACATGTCGATTGAAGCTTGCCAGGCACTTCTAAATTATCTCTATGGGATCATTAAGAACGACGAGTTTTTGATGCATAGATTAGCCCTTCTACATGCTGCTGATAAATATGACATATCTGACTTGAGAGAGGCATGTCATGAGAGTCTTCTAGAAGACATTGACACGAAAAATGTCCTCGAGAGGCTCCAGAATGCGTCGCTGTATCGGCTGATGAAACTGAAGATGAGCTGTATTAGATATCTTGTGAAATTTGGTAAGGTATTCGAAATTCGCGATGATTTCAATTGCTTCATGCAAAATGCAGATAGGGATTTGATTGCTGAAGTCTTCCATGAAGTTCTTGATGCATGGAAAGGATTCTGA